The Cloeon dipterum chromosome X, ieCloDipt1.1, whole genome shotgun sequence genome includes a window with the following:
- the syd gene encoding JNK-interacting protein 3 isoform X9 — translation MEIDQETVYGTHEDSHVVMSEKVQSLAGSIYQEFERMIGKYDEEVVKDLMPLVVNVLECLDLSYTENQEHEVELELLREDNEQLVTQYEREKQLRKGAEQKLLEVEDAGEDERKDLHSKIESIESIVRMLELKAKNSSDHVFRLEEKETEMKKEYTKLHERYTELFKTHVDYMERTKMLLGSDRMESMGGSRTRIPGMSLGPMQRSSGPLSYGFSSLESSAVVSRTIGSPNEYDDSQGISPLGSPSNTSLKNELQDVSQVSEEKTPATPVEKIPSKGGWVDGLSPDGKSPVDDELPTPTQVEDFEGQTQSTAVGPQGHSKTKREQRSGNTLYQELSFQDADALTEVDEGADITGGWVHPGDYASSVNDNFFGMGKEVENLIMENNELLATKNALNIVKDDLIVKVDELTSELEILREEIQSLKAVREKLKNRVSDLEEEAKVAKEEAEKAAKANKSDDEEDVPMAQRKRFTRVEMARAIMERNQYKERFVELQEAVRWSEMIRATRSDASLDKKGKQSNGILKFFSNLFSTDRPQDKIAPYVNVHYNAPTHNVRPALDTMRKRGLKDRKRGGMESLDSDLNEKWQARQAVERREQYRQVRAHVRKDDGRMQAYGWSLPAKAGPSSSGSNSALPPRSSSSSGVPVPVPVYCRPLAEGTPGMKVWCAAGVNLTGGKTRDGGNIVGASVFYSSDSQAEGKKTDEPSSEMDKLDMELQENQKASKEAQQMETLLSSLVWICTSTHTTSRVTVLDANNPADILESFTVCNSHLLCITSVPGAKESDYPDELGNSTEASPEKPPPEPKEPVAGESPEDGEDMVGRLTFVSCATGSAPPPLATSVEEEEEDPPIHTPRSVSAIELHSLANPNNESPDSYNPPRRLPKEASGIIKDGLSEVSKANEHAYQQVEKMSSVLPTMWLGSQNGGLYVHSAVAQWKHCIHYIKLKDPVLSIIHIHGRVLAALANGSVVIFRRGTDGQWDLGKHHILDLGAPHHSIRCMTVVHQSVWCGYRNRIHVVDPRSMSVEKTFDVHPRKESQVRQLAWLGDGVWVSIRLDSTLRLYHAHTHQHLQDVDIEPYVSKMLAVFPGGTGKLGFSLIRITALLISSNRLWIGTGNGVIISVPLSESAGGRPGSSQSSSSSNLAVGSPPTGSFKPSGPGSLIRVYTDPKGNKITPGSFVPYCSMAQAQLSFHGHRDAVKFFVAVPGKGYMFAGTPGLSGATTPETPAVEVAEAATALLGERSPQSMLVMSGGEGYIDFRVVDDGEEALDVASHLIVWQLTNQSSGAKHAPEPPPAQQQQPSNGEAQAPQAGPAT, via the exons ATGGAGATCGATCAGGAAACTGTGTACGGGACACACGAGGACTCTCATGTTGTCATGTCCGAAAAGGTGCAAAGCCTGGCTGGCAGCATCTACCAAGAGTTCGAGCGGATGATCGGCAAGTACGATGAAGAAGTGGTCAAGGATCTCATGCCCTTGGTGGTCAACGTGCTCGAGTGTCTTGACCTCAGCTACACCGAAAACCAGGAGCACGAAGTCGAGCTCGAGCTGCTCAGGGAGGATAACGAGCAACTGGTCACCCAGTACGAGAGGGAGAAACAGCTGCGGAAGGGTGCTGAGCAG AAATTACTTGAAGTTGAGGATGCTGGTGAGGACGAGAGAAAAGACTTGCATTCGAAAATCGAGAGTATTGAGAGCATTGTACGGATGCTGGAGCTCAAAGCGAAAAACTCCTCTGATCACG TTTTTCGGCTGGAAGAAAAGGAAACTGAGATGAAGAAGGAGTACACTAAACTACACGAGCGTTACACCGAGCTTTTCAAAACCCACGTCGACTACATGGAGCGGACGAAAATGCTACTTGGTTCGGACCGAATGGAGTCAATGGGTGGATCGCGCACTCGCATCCCTGGCATGAGTCTCGGGCCAATGCAGAGATCCTCAGGCCCGTTATCATATGGCTTCAGCTCTCTGGAGTCGTCGGCTGTGGTCAGTCGCACCATAGGCAGCCCCAACGAGTATGACGACTCTCAGGGCATCTCGCCATTGGGCAGCCCCTCAAACACAAGCCTCAAAAATGAATTACAG gATGTGTCACAAGTATCAGAGGAAAAGACTCCAGCTACCCCAGTGGAAAAAATTCCCTCAAAAG GTGGCTGGGTGGACGGCCTCAGTCCGGACGGCAAGTCGCCAGTGGATGATGAGCTGCCAACCCCCACTCAGGTAGAGGACTTTGAGGGACAAACGCAGAGCACGGCGGTTGGCCCACAAGGTCACAGCAAGACCAAACG AGAACAAAGGAGTGGCAACACACTTTATCAAGAGCTTAGTTTCCAAGACGCGGATGCGCTCACAGAGGTTGATGAGGGCGCCGATATCACTG GAGGCTGGGTTCATCCAGGAGACTATGCATCTTCTG TCAATGACAATTTCTTTG GCATGGGCAAAGAAGTGGAAAATCTCATAATGGAAAACAACGAACTCCTAGCAACCAA AAACGCCCTCAACATCGTCAAAGATGACCTCATTGTCAAAGTGGATGAACTAACCAG tgAGCTGGAAATCTTGCGGGAAGAAATTCAATCGCTTAAGGCTGTCAGAGAGAAGCTGAAGAACAGAGTTTCTGACCTTGAGGAAGAGGCGAAGGTAGCCAAAGAGGAGGCGGAGAAAGCAGCCAAGGCCAACAAGTCTGACGACGAG GAGGATGTTCCAATGGCTCAGAGAAAGCGGTTTACCAGGGTCGAGATGGCCCGGGCCATTATGGAGCGGAACCAGTACAAGGAGCGTTTCGTTGAGCTGCAGGAAGCGGTGCGGTGGTCGGAGATGATTAGAGCGACCAGAAGCGACGCCTCCctggacaagaagggaaagcAAAGCAACGGAATCCTTAAATT TTTTAGCAACCTTTTTAGCACAGACCGGCCTCAAGACAAAATTGCCCCCTACGTAAACGTCCATTACAATGCCCCAACCCATAATGTCCGACCTGCCCTCGACACGATGCGGAAACGAGGCCTTAAAGACAGGAAAAGGGGCGGCATGGAGAGTCTTGACTCAGATTTAAATGAGAAATGGCAGGCGCGTCAAGCAGTTGAGAGGAGGGAGCAGTACAGACaa GTCAGAGCCCACGTTAGAAAAGATGACGGTCGCATGCAGGCCTATGGATGGAGTCTTCCAGCCAAGGCAGGCCCGTCAAGCAGCGGTTCAAACAGCGCCCTTCCGCCGCGGTCTTCGTCCTCGTCTGGGGTGCCGGTGCCCGTGCCTGTCTACTGCAGGCCGCTAGCCGAGGGCACGCCCGGCATGAAGGTATGGTGCGCTGCTGGTGTCAACCTGACTGGAGGCAAGACCAGGGATGGCGGCAACATAGTCGGTGCCTCTGTTTTCTACTCCTCGGACAGCCAAGCCGAAGGCAAAAAGACTGATGAGCCTTCGTCCGAGATGGACAAACTGGACATGGAGCTGCAGGAGAATCAAAAGGCGTCCAAGGAGGCCCAGCAAATGGAGACTCTGCTTTCGTCCCTGGTCTGGATCTGCACCAGCACACACACCACCAGCAGGGTCACGGTGCTCGATGCCAACAATCCAGCCGACATTTTGGAGTCGTTTACAGTCTGCAATTCCCATCTCCTCTGCATTACAAGCGTACCAG gtgCCAAAGAGAGTGATTACCCTGATGAGCTGGGAAACAGTACTGAAGCCAGTCCAGAAAAGCCTCCTCCAGAGCCAAAAGAACCAGTAGCTGGAGAAAGTCCAGAGGATGGTGAAGACATGGTTGGGCGACTGACATTCGTCAGCTGCGCCACTGGAAGCGCTCCACCCCCGTTGGCTACTTCCgtagaggaggaggaggaggaccCGCCCATTCACACTCCCCGCTCTGTGTCGGCCATCGAGCTGCACT CACTCGCTAATCCCAACAATGAAAGTCCTGATTCCTATAATCCACCCAGGCGCTTGCCCAAAGAAGCTTCCGGTATAATAAAAGATGGGCTCTCTGAGGTGTCAAAAG CAAACGAACATGCTTATCAACAAGTTGAGAAAATGTCGAGCGTGTTGCCAACTATGTGGCTTGGCTCTCAAAACGGCGGACTTTACGTGCATTCCGCAGTGGCCCAGTGGAAGCATTGCATCCACTACATCAAGCTGAAAGATCCGGTACTAAGCATAAT TCACATCCACGGGCGCGTGTTGGCAGCTCTGGCGAACGGTTCCGTGGTGATTTTCCGGCGAGGAACGGATGGTCAGTGGGATCTGGGAAAGCATCATATTTTGGATCTTGGAGCTCCTCACCACTCCATTCGCTGCATGACTGTGGTTCACCAGTCTGTCTGGTGCGGCTACCGAAACCGGATACATGTTGTTGACCCTCGCAGCATGTCTGTTGAG AAAACATTTGACGTTCACCCTCGCAAAGAAAGTCAAGTGCGACAGCTAGCTTGGCTTGGCGACGGCGTGTGGGTGTCCATCAGACTGGACTCGACCCTGCGGCTGTACCACGCCCACACCCACCAGCACCTGCAAGACGTGGATATTGAGCCCTACGTCAGCAAAATGCTCG CCGTGTTCCCTGGAG GCACTGGAAAACTCGGCTTCTCACTCATCCGCATCACGGCTCTGCTGATTTCGTCAAACCGGCTCTGGATTGGCACCGGCAACGGAGTCATCATTTCAGTTCCTCTTTCTGAAA GCGCAGGTGGTCGGCCAGGCAGCAGTCAGAGCTCGTCCAGCAGCAACCTAGCGGTCGGCTCTCCACCAACCGGTAGTTTCAAGCCGTCTGGTCCCGGCTCTTTGATCAGGGTCTACACTGACCCTAAGGGCAACAAAATCACTCCTGGCAGCTTTGTGCCTTACTGCTCGATGGCTCAAGCGCAGCTCTCTTTCCACGGACACAGAGACGCTGTCAAGTTCTTCGTAGCTGTGCCTGGCAAAG GTTATATGTTTGCAGGCACTCCAGGTCTGTCTGGAGCGACAACTCCAGAAACGCCGGCTGTGGAGGTGGCGGAGGCGGCCACTGCACTCCTGGGCGAGCGGTCTCCGCAATCGATGCTGGTGATGTCAGGCGGAGAAGGCTACATCGACTTCAGAGTTG TGGATGATGGGGAAGAGGCGCTGGACGTGGCTAGCCACCTGATTGTGTGGCAGCTGACCAACCAATCCTCTGGCGCCAAGCATGCACCCGAGCCGCCGCcggcccagcagcagcagccgtctAACGGGGAGGCCCAAGCCCCTCAAGCTGGCCCTGCTACTTAG
- the syd gene encoding JNK-interacting protein 3 isoform X2 → MEIDQETVYGTHEDSHVVMSEKVQSLAGSIYQEFERMIGKYDEEVVKDLMPLVVNVLECLDLSYTENQEHEVELELLREDNEQLVTQYEREKQLRKGAEQKLLEVEDAGEDERKDLHSKIESIESIVRMLELKAKNSSDHVFRLEEKETEMKKEYTKLHERYTELFKTHVDYMERTKMLLGSDRMESMGGSRTRIPGMSLGPMQRSSGPLSYGFSSLESSAVVSRTIGSPNEYDDSQGISPLGSPSNTSLKNELQDVSQVSEEKTPATPVEKIPSKGGWVDGLSPDGKSPVDDELPTPTQVEDFEGQTQSTAVGPQGHSKTKREQRSGNTLYQELSFQDADALTEVDEGADITGGWVHPGDYASSDSSSDDEQLSKRAPFGAIRRNVNDNFFGMGKEVENLIMENNELLATKNALNIVKDDLIVKVDELTSELEILREEIQSLKAVREKLKNRVSDLEEEAKVAKEEAEKAAKANKSDDEEDVPMAQRKRFTRVEMARAIMERNQYKERFVELQEAVRWSEMIRATRSDASLDKKGKQSNGILKFFSNLFSTDRPQDKIAPYVNVHYNAPTHNVRPALDTMRKRGLKDRKRGGMESLDSDLNEKWQARQAVERREQYRQVRAHVRKDDGRMQAYGWSLPAKAGPSSSGSNSALPPRSSSSSGVPVPVPVYCRPLAEGTPGMKVWCAAGVNLTGGKTRDGGNIVGASVFYSSDSQAEGKKTDEPSSEMDKLDMELQENQKASKEAQQMETLLSSLVWICTSTHTTSRVTVLDANNPADILESFTVCNSHLLCITSVPGAKESDYPDELGNSTEASPEKPPPEPKEPVAGESPEDGEDMVGRLTFVSCATGSAPPPLATSVEEEEEDPPIHTPRSVSAIELHSLANPNNESPDSYNPPRRLPKEASGIIKDGLSEVSKANEHAYQQVEKMSSVLPTMWLGSQNGGLYVHSAVAQWKHCIHYIKLKDPVLSIIHIHGRVLAALANGSVVIFRRGTDGQWDLGKHHILDLGAPHHSIRCMTVVHQSVWCGYRNRIHVVDPRSMSVEKTFDVHPRKESQVRQLAWLGDGVWVSIRLDSTLRLYHAHTHQHLQDVDIEPYVSKMLGTGKLGFSLIRITALLISSNRLWIGTGNGVIISVPLSESAGGRPGSSQSSSSSNLAVGSPPTGSFKPSGPGSLIRVYTDPKGNKITPGSFVPYCSMAQAQLSFHGHRDAVKFFVAVPGKGYMFAGTPGLSGATTPETPAVEVAEAATALLGERSPQSMLVMSGGEGYIDFRVVDDGEEALDVASHLIVWQLTNQSSGAKHAPEPPPAQQQQPSNGEAQAPQAGPAT, encoded by the exons ATGGAGATCGATCAGGAAACTGTGTACGGGACACACGAGGACTCTCATGTTGTCATGTCCGAAAAGGTGCAAAGCCTGGCTGGCAGCATCTACCAAGAGTTCGAGCGGATGATCGGCAAGTACGATGAAGAAGTGGTCAAGGATCTCATGCCCTTGGTGGTCAACGTGCTCGAGTGTCTTGACCTCAGCTACACCGAAAACCAGGAGCACGAAGTCGAGCTCGAGCTGCTCAGGGAGGATAACGAGCAACTGGTCACCCAGTACGAGAGGGAGAAACAGCTGCGGAAGGGTGCTGAGCAG AAATTACTTGAAGTTGAGGATGCTGGTGAGGACGAGAGAAAAGACTTGCATTCGAAAATCGAGAGTATTGAGAGCATTGTACGGATGCTGGAGCTCAAAGCGAAAAACTCCTCTGATCACG TTTTTCGGCTGGAAGAAAAGGAAACTGAGATGAAGAAGGAGTACACTAAACTACACGAGCGTTACACCGAGCTTTTCAAAACCCACGTCGACTACATGGAGCGGACGAAAATGCTACTTGGTTCGGACCGAATGGAGTCAATGGGTGGATCGCGCACTCGCATCCCTGGCATGAGTCTCGGGCCAATGCAGAGATCCTCAGGCCCGTTATCATATGGCTTCAGCTCTCTGGAGTCGTCGGCTGTGGTCAGTCGCACCATAGGCAGCCCCAACGAGTATGACGACTCTCAGGGCATCTCGCCATTGGGCAGCCCCTCAAACACAAGCCTCAAAAATGAATTACAG gATGTGTCACAAGTATCAGAGGAAAAGACTCCAGCTACCCCAGTGGAAAAAATTCCCTCAAAAG GTGGCTGGGTGGACGGCCTCAGTCCGGACGGCAAGTCGCCAGTGGATGATGAGCTGCCAACCCCCACTCAGGTAGAGGACTTTGAGGGACAAACGCAGAGCACGGCGGTTGGCCCACAAGGTCACAGCAAGACCAAACG AGAACAAAGGAGTGGCAACACACTTTATCAAGAGCTTAGTTTCCAAGACGCGGATGCGCTCACAGAGGTTGATGAGGGCGCCGATATCACTG GAGGCTGGGTTCATCCAGGAGACTATGCATCTTCTG ACAGTAGCAGCGATGATGAGCAACTTTCTAAAAGAGCACCTTTCGGAGCGATCAGACGCAATG TCAATGACAATTTCTTTG GCATGGGCAAAGAAGTGGAAAATCTCATAATGGAAAACAACGAACTCCTAGCAACCAA AAACGCCCTCAACATCGTCAAAGATGACCTCATTGTCAAAGTGGATGAACTAACCAG tgAGCTGGAAATCTTGCGGGAAGAAATTCAATCGCTTAAGGCTGTCAGAGAGAAGCTGAAGAACAGAGTTTCTGACCTTGAGGAAGAGGCGAAGGTAGCCAAAGAGGAGGCGGAGAAAGCAGCCAAGGCCAACAAGTCTGACGACGAG GAGGATGTTCCAATGGCTCAGAGAAAGCGGTTTACCAGGGTCGAGATGGCCCGGGCCATTATGGAGCGGAACCAGTACAAGGAGCGTTTCGTTGAGCTGCAGGAAGCGGTGCGGTGGTCGGAGATGATTAGAGCGACCAGAAGCGACGCCTCCctggacaagaagggaaagcAAAGCAACGGAATCCTTAAATT TTTTAGCAACCTTTTTAGCACAGACCGGCCTCAAGACAAAATTGCCCCCTACGTAAACGTCCATTACAATGCCCCAACCCATAATGTCCGACCTGCCCTCGACACGATGCGGAAACGAGGCCTTAAAGACAGGAAAAGGGGCGGCATGGAGAGTCTTGACTCAGATTTAAATGAGAAATGGCAGGCGCGTCAAGCAGTTGAGAGGAGGGAGCAGTACAGACaa GTCAGAGCCCACGTTAGAAAAGATGACGGTCGCATGCAGGCCTATGGATGGAGTCTTCCAGCCAAGGCAGGCCCGTCAAGCAGCGGTTCAAACAGCGCCCTTCCGCCGCGGTCTTCGTCCTCGTCTGGGGTGCCGGTGCCCGTGCCTGTCTACTGCAGGCCGCTAGCCGAGGGCACGCCCGGCATGAAGGTATGGTGCGCTGCTGGTGTCAACCTGACTGGAGGCAAGACCAGGGATGGCGGCAACATAGTCGGTGCCTCTGTTTTCTACTCCTCGGACAGCCAAGCCGAAGGCAAAAAGACTGATGAGCCTTCGTCCGAGATGGACAAACTGGACATGGAGCTGCAGGAGAATCAAAAGGCGTCCAAGGAGGCCCAGCAAATGGAGACTCTGCTTTCGTCCCTGGTCTGGATCTGCACCAGCACACACACCACCAGCAGGGTCACGGTGCTCGATGCCAACAATCCAGCCGACATTTTGGAGTCGTTTACAGTCTGCAATTCCCATCTCCTCTGCATTACAAGCGTACCAG gtgCCAAAGAGAGTGATTACCCTGATGAGCTGGGAAACAGTACTGAAGCCAGTCCAGAAAAGCCTCCTCCAGAGCCAAAAGAACCAGTAGCTGGAGAAAGTCCAGAGGATGGTGAAGACATGGTTGGGCGACTGACATTCGTCAGCTGCGCCACTGGAAGCGCTCCACCCCCGTTGGCTACTTCCgtagaggaggaggaggaggaccCGCCCATTCACACTCCCCGCTCTGTGTCGGCCATCGAGCTGCACT CACTCGCTAATCCCAACAATGAAAGTCCTGATTCCTATAATCCACCCAGGCGCTTGCCCAAAGAAGCTTCCGGTATAATAAAAGATGGGCTCTCTGAGGTGTCAAAAG CAAACGAACATGCTTATCAACAAGTTGAGAAAATGTCGAGCGTGTTGCCAACTATGTGGCTTGGCTCTCAAAACGGCGGACTTTACGTGCATTCCGCAGTGGCCCAGTGGAAGCATTGCATCCACTACATCAAGCTGAAAGATCCGGTACTAAGCATAAT TCACATCCACGGGCGCGTGTTGGCAGCTCTGGCGAACGGTTCCGTGGTGATTTTCCGGCGAGGAACGGATGGTCAGTGGGATCTGGGAAAGCATCATATTTTGGATCTTGGAGCTCCTCACCACTCCATTCGCTGCATGACTGTGGTTCACCAGTCTGTCTGGTGCGGCTACCGAAACCGGATACATGTTGTTGACCCTCGCAGCATGTCTGTTGAG AAAACATTTGACGTTCACCCTCGCAAAGAAAGTCAAGTGCGACAGCTAGCTTGGCTTGGCGACGGCGTGTGGGTGTCCATCAGACTGGACTCGACCCTGCGGCTGTACCACGCCCACACCCACCAGCACCTGCAAGACGTGGATATTGAGCCCTACGTCAGCAAAATGCTCG GCACTGGAAAACTCGGCTTCTCACTCATCCGCATCACGGCTCTGCTGATTTCGTCAAACCGGCTCTGGATTGGCACCGGCAACGGAGTCATCATTTCAGTTCCTCTTTCTGAAA GCGCAGGTGGTCGGCCAGGCAGCAGTCAGAGCTCGTCCAGCAGCAACCTAGCGGTCGGCTCTCCACCAACCGGTAGTTTCAAGCCGTCTGGTCCCGGCTCTTTGATCAGGGTCTACACTGACCCTAAGGGCAACAAAATCACTCCTGGCAGCTTTGTGCCTTACTGCTCGATGGCTCAAGCGCAGCTCTCTTTCCACGGACACAGAGACGCTGTCAAGTTCTTCGTAGCTGTGCCTGGCAAAG GTTATATGTTTGCAGGCACTCCAGGTCTGTCTGGAGCGACAACTCCAGAAACGCCGGCTGTGGAGGTGGCGGAGGCGGCCACTGCACTCCTGGGCGAGCGGTCTCCGCAATCGATGCTGGTGATGTCAGGCGGAGAAGGCTACATCGACTTCAGAGTTG TGGATGATGGGGAAGAGGCGCTGGACGTGGCTAGCCACCTGATTGTGTGGCAGCTGACCAACCAATCCTCTGGCGCCAAGCATGCACCCGAGCCGCCGCcggcccagcagcagcagccgtctAACGGGGAGGCCCAAGCCCCTCAAGCTGGCCCTGCTACTTAG